A genomic stretch from Plasmodium cynomolgi strain B DNA, chromosome 8, whole genome shotgun sequence includes:
- a CDS encoding hypothetical protein (putative), protein MLISTYSKRKKEDLIILLKEELKKKVHTIHNVVEICMILNALVKSKIYDEHLFVKLSNIIAENVIRNHVHVRDICVIAYCYACILYKNMNFFKILAQKIVLLMDDINLVDLCRILYAYMRVDQNFYHILKLSALKLANVMDSSTISDVINCVHFLPILKEVVEARNDATTKRIDPHHHIDGSLNYSIDYVHFLNYIINVFNEKLLSYLNLLSANQVSNLFYIYSRYNILISLSKMDIFISHIRNMKLASELKIYILYSLAILLKNYESNNNSGLYSCDLLDINKIFVKHNGEHFVDQTHNRKDNIKCLNKHDYDAMKNNLLCCLKQWEDDINLFVNDYDICSIQDIIKVLTIFLILNHTRNSLISNIKTYVIMNYKSVNEHNAYTLMFYFQKLNVINDDEDFAQILKCKIKSLK, encoded by the coding sequence ATGCTAATATCGACTTattcgaaaaggaagaaggaggactTAATCATACTGTTAAaggaggaattaaaaaaaaaagtgcatacAATTCACAACGTAGTGGAGATCTGTATGATTTTAAATGCCCTagttaaaagtaaaatatatgatgaaCATTTATTTGTCAAACTGAGTAACATAATTGCTGAAAATGTAATTCGCAACCATGTGCACGTGAGGGACATATGTGTAATTGCCTACTGCTATGCGTGCATATTGTACAagaatatgaattttttcaaaattttagcgcaaaaaattgtgctCCTCATGGATGACATAAATTTAGTGGACCTGTGCAGAATATTATACGCATACATGAGAGTagatcaaaatttttatcacataTTAAAGCTATCTGCACTTAAATTAGCTAACGTTATGGACAGCAGCACCATCAGTGACGTCATTAactgtgttcattttttacccatATTGAAAGAAGTTGTTGAAGCGCGCAATGACGCTACGACGAAGAGAATTGATCCCCATCACCACATAGACGGATCGCTCAACTACAGCATCGATTACGTACATTTTCTCAATTACATAATAAACGTCTTCAATGAGAAACTGCTCAGCTACTTGAATTTGTTGAGTGCGAACCAAGTGAGCAATCTGTTTTACATTTACTCCAGGTATAACATCCTTATAAGTCTGTCCAAAAtggacatttttatttcgcaCATAAGAAACATGAAACTGGCGAGCgagttaaaaatttacattttgtatTCGTTGGCAATactgttaaaaaattatgaaagcAACAACAACAGTGGTCTGTACAGTTGTGACCTGCTAGacataaacaaaatttttgttaagcaTAATGGCGAACATTTCGTGGATCAAACGCACAACAGGAAAGACAACATCAAATGTTTAAATAAGCATGATTATGACGCAATGAAGAATAACCTTCTGTGCTGCTTGAAGCAGTGGGAAGACGACATCAACCTGTTTGTAAATGACTACGACATTTGTTCCATTCAAGACATTATAAAAGtcttaaccatttttttaattctcaATCATACGCGAAACTCACTTATTTCCAACATCAAAACTTACGTTATAATGAACTACAAAAGTGTGAATGAACACAATGCGTACACCTtgatgttttattttcaaaaattaaatgtgaTAAATGATGATGAGGACTTTGCACAAATTTTGAAGTGTAAAATTAAATCGCTAAAATGA
- a CDS encoding hypothetical protein (putative), with amino-acid sequence YRILLIITNAVLASLLILGLTLKNFIIFCIAAIFVAFILANYLISFVILLVSLFVKDKFTLESKIFTTIIVFIMLFTTTVFFNIYLSTYKVMRAGGTGWEFKNYMEIESQKQLEKREEKKQEKKEESGTYSDYKA; translated from the coding sequence TATAGAATTCTACTCATAATTACAAATGCAGTATTGGCATCCTTGTTAATTCTTGGATTGACactcaaaaattttattattttttgcattgctGCTATTTTTGTGGCCTTTATTCTGGCAAATTACCTCATATCCTTCGTAATTCTCTTGGTTTctctttttgtaaaagatAAGTTCACACTggaaagtaaaatttttactacaATTATTGTGTTCATTATGCTGTTCACAACAACCGTTTTCtttaacatttatttatccACATATAAAGTTATGAGAGCTGGGGGAACAGGGTGGGAATTCAAGAATTATATGGAGATCGAGTCTCAGAAGCAGTTGGAGaagagggaagaaaagaagcaagagaagaaggaagaatcGGGCACCTACAGTGATTACAAAGCTTAA
- a CDS encoding DNA repair protein RAD23 (putative), producing NTENDLLTGEAFTDQGNQNITDPNNENFQIPITPLNENEMESIKKLESLGFPKHLALEAFIACDKNEEMAANYLFENMNDYASEKNCLSKTFYICSTFYVCLMTLFNCYNIVLVNFL from the exons AACACAGAAAATGATTTATTGACAGGTGAAGCATTTACCGATCAAGGGAACCAGAATATTACGGACCcgaataatgaaaattttcagaTTCCCATTACGCCTTTAAATGAGAACGAAATGGAGAGTATTAAAAAGTTGGAATCTCTTGGATTCCCGAAACACTTAGCGTTGGAAGCCTTCATTGCTTGTGATAAGAACGAGGAAATGGCGGCCAACTATTTGTTTGAGAATATGAATGACTACGCGTCAGA AAAGAATTGCCTTAGCAAAACTTTTTACATATGTAGCACATTTTACGTTTGCTTAATGACATTATTTAATTGTTACAATATCGTTTTGGTtaactttttg